A single region of the Thermoplasmata archaeon genome encodes:
- a CDS encoding Na+-dependent transporter has translation MKAMTLLTSSAFMMMAAMVVALITNFAGLFPGDVLDAGLRSNLTILTLVVMLTLSMSRIPLQNLNPLKYGKSMARAIILGMIVASIIPLVGYLLLKDTEYAAQAAGLVFIAATPFAGSVLPLSIILRGDAEHAARGTIVIYILSLAWIPFIVWLMLGDSVDMEFLIITVLELIGVPLVLSRLLVKLQINKDVLAAFLNCCIFFMVWLSVGATNFSGNAWWIFLVFVIIAVLRSFGLGTAVEVTEKRMGIHWGQRVTDILMTSYKNKGVAIALCVALYPPGMVAIATSILIEITWVAFMDSVLFSKKRMERELAAEGDSVL, from the coding sequence ATGAAAGCGATGACGCTCTTGACCAGCAGTGCATTCATGATGATGGCTGCAATGGTTGTAGCCTTGATTACGAATTTTGCCGGGCTCTTCCCTGGAGATGTACTGGATGCTGGTCTGCGTTCCAACCTGACCATTCTGACATTGGTCGTGATGCTTACTCTGTCCATGTCCAGGATTCCCTTGCAGAACCTGAATCCGTTGAAGTATGGAAAATCCATGGCCAGGGCAATAATCCTTGGAATGATCGTTGCTTCCATAATCCCGCTCGTCGGATATCTTCTCCTCAAGGATACTGAGTACGCGGCACAGGCCGCAGGTCTCGTATTTATTGCGGCGACACCCTTCGCAGGTTCGGTCCTTCCTCTTTCTATCATCCTGCGCGGAGATGCGGAGCATGCTGCCAGGGGAACTATCGTGATCTACATACTGTCGCTTGCATGGATCCCGTTCATCGTATGGTTGATGCTCGGAGATTCTGTCGACATGGAATTCCTCATCATCACAGTTCTGGAGCTTATCGGAGTCCCGTTGGTCCTTTCAAGACTTCTTGTCAAGTTGCAGATCAACAAGGATGTTCTCGCAGCCTTCCTCAACTGCTGTATCTTCTTCATGGTATGGCTTTCAGTGGGCGCGACCAACTTCTCTGGCAACGCATGGTGGATCTTCCTTGTGTTCGTGATAATAGCTGTTCTCAGATCGTTCGGTCTCGGAACCGCCGTGGAGGTCACGGAGAAGAGGATGGGCATCCACTGGGGTCAGAGGGTGACGGATATTTTGATGACATCCTACAAGAACAAGGGTGTTGCCATCGCGCTCTGTGTGGCGCTCTACCCTCCAGGAATGGTTGCCATCGCTACGTCGATCCTTATCGAGATCACATGGGTCGCATTCATGGATTCGGTGCTGTTCTCGAAGAAGAGGATGGAGAGGGAATTGGCGGCGGAAGGGGATTCAGTCCTCTGA
- a CDS encoding helix-turn-helix transcriptional regulator, which translates to MAIILRLDRMMADRKMSLNELAEKVGISNVNLSNIKTGKICAIRFSTLNGICKALDCQPGDILEYVEDDGSED; encoded by the coding sequence ATGGCGATAATCCTGAGGTTGGACAGAATGATGGCGGACAGGAAGATGTCCCTCAACGAGCTTGCCGAGAAGGTGGGCATCTCAAACGTCAATCTGTCCAATATCAAGACCGGCAAGATCTGCGCCATCAGATTCTCCACACTGAACGGTATCTGCAAGGCACTGGACTGCCAGCCGGGAGATATCCTGGAATACGTCGAGGATGACGGCTCAGAGGACTGA
- a CDS encoding formate/nitrite transporter family protein — translation MDYQHYLKCFVRAILAGVAIGIGGAVLLGTMGINPELKWVGAILFSIGLFTVFTFGLDLYTGKVGYMFDDKPWTYGIDLLIMLVGNFIGTLLIAQCMPMADQFVPGFIDGRLNMLDSPITVILKGIFCGILMFIAADVYKTKKSYLGAFICVPVFILAGSEHSIADMYYFCAAGVFSLDALFFIILVAIGNAIGGILIPVCRKYMYEETA, via the coding sequence ATGGATTACCAGCACTATCTGAAATGCTTCGTGAGGGCCATCCTCGCAGGTGTAGCGATCGGTATCGGTGGCGCCGTACTCTTGGGGACCATGGGCATAAACCCCGAGCTCAAGTGGGTAGGGGCCATCCTGTTCTCCATCGGATTGTTCACAGTTTTCACATTCGGTCTCGACCTGTACACCGGAAAGGTAGGATACATGTTCGACGACAAACCCTGGACATATGGCATAGACCTTCTGATCATGCTGGTGGGAAACTTCATCGGAACCCTGCTCATAGCTCAGTGCATGCCCATGGCCGATCAGTTCGTTCCGGGATTCATCGACGGTAGGCTCAACATGCTGGATTCGCCCATCACTGTAATCCTCAAAGGAATCTTCTGCGGTATCCTGATGTTCATCGCTGCTGATGTCTACAAGACCAAGAAGAGTTACCTCGGAGCGTTCATCTGTGTCCCCGTCTTCATTCTGGCAGGTTCGGAGCACAGCATCGCGGACATGTATTACTTCTGCGCAGCGGGAGTGTTCTCCCTGGATGCACTGTTCTTCATCATACTGGTAGCTATCGGAAACGCTATCGGAGGAATACTCATCCCTGTATGCAGGAAGTACATGTACGAAGAGACTGCCTGA
- the tgtA gene encoding tRNA guanosine(15) transglycosylase TgtA, translating into MFEIIRRDGLARIGKFTTNSGRSMETPALFPVINPKINTVPARELYDTFGFKSLITNSYIIKNTPDLKEKAQAIGLHEMLDFPGIIMTDSGTFQSHMYGEVELTNEEIVEFQKSIGTDIGTVLDIFTEPYWTKEQTAESIEVTLQRTQQACDMKGEMMINGVAQGSIYPDLREDCARRMADMDIDVHPIGGVVPLMEQYRYAELVDVIMSSKKGLNPNRPVHLFGAGHPMILAFAALMGCDFFDSASYAKFARDERMMFVDGTFRLADMESLDCNCPACRGHTLEELRKMEKGKKTKLIAEHNLYQIVQELNLVRRYIREGRLWELAEIRCRAHPALLEALRKLRDYQDVMELYDPISRDGAIFYTGSESRNRPVFKRYLDRLGTRYVLPTDKVCLFADTHGKPYSRPYEQEFDKARKAGYTPIVVTPFGPVPAELDELYPLAQSLFPQIPDMETETESDRLTYQFLSKMGVKEVILQNQIPDDGTEEYDANLLRAKAVARYQFGIEAADALFKEPVELVTSRKTGKIRNVISAGEHVLSMRAGDGMYTLKLEGAKRIVEAVPKPHMRVQVMDDAVPFAAQGRNVFAQFVTECDPDIRPMEEVIITDKDDNPVATGRAFLIPFEIKQMKKGMAVKVRSGSSDE; encoded by the coding sequence ATGTTCGAGATCATCAGAAGGGACGGGCTCGCCCGTATCGGAAAGTTCACCACCAATTCAGGACGCAGCATGGAGACACCGGCGCTTTTCCCGGTCATCAACCCGAAGATCAACACAGTTCCCGCCAGAGAACTCTACGACACCTTCGGCTTCAAGTCCCTGATTACAAACTCGTACATCATCAAGAACACCCCTGATCTCAAAGAGAAGGCGCAGGCTATCGGCCTCCATGAGATGCTGGATTTCCCCGGGATCATCATGACCGATTCCGGAACCTTCCAAAGCCACATGTACGGCGAGGTCGAACTCACCAACGAGGAGATAGTTGAATTCCAGAAGTCAATAGGGACTGATATCGGAACCGTGCTGGACATCTTCACAGAACCCTACTGGACCAAAGAACAAACGGCAGAATCCATCGAAGTCACACTTCAGAGGACGCAGCAAGCCTGCGATATGAAAGGAGAGATGATGATCAACGGTGTCGCACAGGGTTCCATCTATCCCGATCTCAGAGAGGACTGCGCCAGAAGGATGGCCGACATGGATATCGATGTGCACCCCATAGGTGGTGTCGTCCCCCTGATGGAGCAGTACAGGTACGCAGAACTTGTCGACGTCATAATGTCCAGCAAGAAAGGACTCAATCCCAACCGTCCAGTGCATCTGTTCGGTGCCGGGCACCCCATGATCCTCGCATTCGCGGCACTCATGGGATGCGATTTCTTCGATTCCGCATCATATGCGAAATTCGCACGCGATGAGAGGATGATGTTCGTCGACGGAACGTTCCGCTTGGCTGACATGGAATCACTTGACTGCAACTGTCCTGCATGCCGCGGGCACACGCTCGAAGAGCTCAGGAAGATGGAGAAGGGAAAGAAGACCAAACTCATCGCCGAGCACAACCTCTACCAGATCGTACAGGAGCTCAACCTTGTGAGGAGATACATCCGCGAGGGACGCCTGTGGGAGTTGGCCGAGATCAGATGCAGGGCACATCCTGCACTGCTTGAGGCTCTGAGAAAACTGAGGGACTACCAGGATGTGATGGAGCTTTACGACCCCATCAGCCGCGACGGGGCGATATTCTACACTGGATCGGAATCCAGGAACCGCCCTGTGTTCAAAAGGTACCTTGACAGGCTTGGAACGAGATACGTTCTCCCGACGGACAAGGTATGCCTGTTCGCAGACACTCACGGGAAACCGTACAGCAGACCATATGAACAGGAGTTTGACAAGGCACGCAAAGCCGGTTACACCCCTATCGTCGTCACACCCTTCGGACCTGTCCCTGCGGAACTGGATGAACTATATCCGCTTGCCCAATCTCTGTTCCCGCAGATCCCCGACATGGAGACCGAGACTGAATCCGACAGACTCACCTATCAGTTCCTCAGCAAGATGGGTGTGAAGGAGGTCATCCTCCAGAATCAGATCCCTGATGACGGTACGGAAGAATACGATGCGAACCTCCTGAGGGCGAAGGCCGTTGCAAGATACCAGTTCGGTATCGAAGCGGCCGATGCATTGTTCAAAGAACCTGTGGAACTCGTCACCAGCAGGAAGACCGGCAAGATCCGGAACGTCATCTCGGCGGGAGAGCATGTGCTCTCCATGCGTGCAGGTGACGGTATGTACACGCTCAAACTTGAAGGGGCTAAAAGGATAGTCGAGGCAGTGCCCAAACCCCACATGAGGGTTCAGGTCATGGATGACGCCGTACCGTTCGCAGCACAGGGGCGCAACGTGTTCGCGCAGTTCGTCACCGAGTGCGATCCCGATATTCGCCCCATGGAAGAGGTAATCATCACCGATAAGGATGATAATCCTGTAGCAACCGGCCGTGCCTTCCTGATCCCCTTCGAGATAAAGCAGATGAAGAAGGGAATGGCCGTAAAGGTCCGTTCAGGCTCCAGCGACGAATGA
- the thiM gene encoding hydroxyethylthiazole kinase: MDTVREKTPLVHHITNYVTVNDCANICICSGGSPVMTDADADVVDMSRIASAVVLNMGTLNPRTVDAMLLAGNVAKKNNVPVIFDAVGAGATEYRNKVAEDIINKVRPDVIKGNCGEISFLAGVIGGVRGVDSTSTADNIGDLVLGLAKKYECMVVATGKTDYVSDGKSLYVLSNGSDYQGLVSGTGCMLSSVLGSYVGANGVSLCALIAAITAFNVAAEKAESDCKGPGSFKVALLDQLYNLKSDEMASKAKVQKV; the protein is encoded by the coding sequence ATGGATACTGTACGTGAGAAGACCCCTTTGGTCCATCACATCACGAATTATGTTACCGTCAACGACTGTGCGAACATCTGCATCTGCTCCGGAGGATCTCCTGTGATGACGGATGCGGACGCCGATGTCGTGGATATGTCCCGTATCGCCAGCGCTGTTGTTCTTAACATGGGAACTCTGAACCCGCGTACAGTCGATGCGATGCTCCTTGCCGGCAATGTTGCGAAGAAGAATAATGTGCCTGTCATCTTCGATGCGGTAGGGGCAGGAGCGACAGAGTATCGTAACAAGGTCGCCGAGGACATCATTAACAAGGTGAGGCCAGATGTAATCAAGGGCAACTGCGGAGAGATCTCATTCCTTGCAGGTGTGATCGGAGGCGTGAGGGGAGTAGATTCCACCAGCACTGCGGATAACATCGGCGACCTGGTCCTCGGCCTTGCCAAGAAATATGAGTGTATGGTGGTGGCTACCGGAAAGACAGATTACGTCTCTGACGGAAAGAGCCTGTATGTTCTCAGTAATGGATCCGATTACCAGGGATTGGTGTCCGGTACCGGATGCATGCTCAGTTCGGTCCTCGGATCGTATGTCGGTGCTAACGGGGTCAGCCTGTGCGCACTGATCGCAGCCATAACCGCGTTCAACGTCGCTGCTGAGAAGGCCGAGTCCGATTGCAAAGGCCCGGGGTCCTTCAAGGTAGCACTTTTGGACCAACTTTACAATCTCAAATCTGACGAGATGGCCTCCAAGGCCAAGGTCCAGAAGGTCTGA
- a CDS encoding peptidyl-tRNA hydrolase: MAFGFFKPTGPYKLVILVRNDLKMGKGKIAAQVGHAAVECALFTEKKDKKSFDAWYKCGQPKIVLKVDSFEELDKYRMMASSNKIHIAVITDAGRTQVEPGTVTCMGLGPAPASELDKITGELKML; encoded by the coding sequence ATGGCATTCGGTTTCTTCAAACCCACAGGACCTTACAAACTCGTAATTCTGGTGAGGAACGATCTCAAGATGGGCAAAGGCAAGATTGCGGCCCAGGTCGGTCATGCAGCGGTCGAATGCGCTCTTTTCACCGAGAAGAAGGATAAGAAGTCCTTCGACGCTTGGTACAAATGCGGTCAGCCAAAGATCGTCCTCAAGGTCGATTCATTCGAGGAACTTGATAAGTACAGGATGATGGCCAGCAGCAACAAGATACATATCGCGGTCATCACTGATGCCGGAAGGACGCAGGTGGAACCCGGAACTGTCACATGCATGGGCCTGGGCCCGGCGCCCGCCAGTGAGCTTGATAAGATCACCGGCGAGCTGAAGATGCTCTGA
- a CDS encoding transglutaminase domain-containing protein codes for MVAKNKPEKGFCPFCGRSFGGDHDVCPFCGQNLKMYKDDLGPIMNSIQTATNIDMKSPKVRITMSVVIFLLAFAGALVIFDYYDSNFNSNNEDALVPEGIVIDLQNNGYLDLVDDFANQNIKVLPLYDPELKLFFELNPRYQNDYDRVVWNVMTESYNDTNMKNPFYQKVTKDHTNSDSIYSVTWDNVRVGKFWITAECFSEEKDDVFVGTGTYYGKMEKTYSWAYNGVPMTFDYTMSADEVKSCLTSDLNARLDLQSKSSMTSFIIENSSIQDLNNKLLSLYNKNVDKQYTNADYADFVMSFVQSCFPEIFDSYNYRTSDYWAYPTETLFRGCGDDEDRAILYCAIMKEAGMNVGILSFPEATIAAVEVNLDDSFIGTYAKTVRSSNGIYTVADTSSELRLGELRPYYGISEDGWTLFYNGEELDKRYGIETV; via the coding sequence ATGGTCGCCAAGAACAAACCCGAAAAAGGATTCTGCCCGTTTTGCGGCAGGAGTTTCGGCGGCGATCATGACGTCTGTCCTTTCTGCGGTCAGAACCTGAAGATGTACAAGGATGATCTTGGCCCGATCATGAATTCCATTCAGACGGCCACGAACATCGATATGAAGAGTCCTAAGGTAAGGATCACCATGTCAGTAGTCATCTTCCTTTTGGCATTCGCAGGCGCATTGGTCATTTTCGACTATTATGACAGCAATTTCAATTCGAACAACGAAGATGCCCTTGTTCCTGAAGGAATCGTCATCGACCTGCAGAACAACGGCTATCTGGACCTGGTGGACGACTTCGCGAACCAGAATATCAAGGTCCTCCCCCTTTACGATCCCGAGCTCAAATTATTCTTCGAGCTTAATCCCAGATATCAGAACGATTATGACAGGGTCGTATGGAACGTGATGACGGAATCCTACAACGATACTAACATGAAGAATCCGTTCTACCAGAAGGTCACCAAGGACCATACTAATTCAGACAGCATCTACAGCGTGACATGGGACAACGTCCGTGTCGGTAAGTTCTGGATCACGGCCGAGTGCTTCTCAGAAGAGAAGGACGATGTGTTCGTAGGAACGGGGACATACTACGGAAAGATGGAGAAGACGTATTCGTGGGCGTACAACGGCGTACCAATGACTTTCGACTACACCATGTCCGCCGATGAGGTGAAGTCCTGTCTGACATCCGATCTGAACGCCAGATTGGATCTGCAAAGTAAGTCCAGTATGACATCCTTCATTATTGAAAACTCATCAATCCAGGATCTCAATAACAAGCTTCTTTCACTCTACAACAAGAATGTGGACAAACAGTACACCAACGCGGATTACGCCGATTTCGTGATGTCCTTCGTCCAATCATGCTTCCCAGAGATCTTCGACAGCTACAACTACCGCACATCCGACTATTGGGCATATCCTACCGAGACTCTCTTCCGCGGATGTGGCGATGACGAGGACAGGGCGATACTGTACTGTGCTATCATGAAGGAAGCGGGAATGAATGTCGGTATACTTTCATTCCCGGAGGCAACGATCGCTGCCGTCGAGGTCAACCTAGACGACAGCTTCATAGGAACATATGCAAAAACTGTGAGGAGCTCCAACGGCATCTACACAGTAGCGGATACATCCTCGGAACTCAGACTAGGAGAGCTCAGACCGTACTACGGAATCTCAGAGGATGGGTGGACCCTATTCTACAACGGCGAGGAGCTCGACAAACGCTACGGCATAGAGACAGTCTGA
- a CDS encoding fatty acid/phospholipid synthesis protein PlsX gives MNLSPFFKSIVDQDDAPVVICDTMHIVVYMNPAAIEEYSERGGAGIIGLHIFDCHSGKSNEIIRKVVDWFASSKDHNKVHTFYNNLQNKDVYMIALRNDEGELIGYYEKHEYRNRDQSGFYEF, from the coding sequence ATGAATCTCTCCCCGTTCTTCAAAAGTATCGTGGACCAGGATGATGCACCTGTCGTAATATGCGACACGATGCACATCGTGGTCTACATGAACCCGGCGGCCATCGAGGAATACAGCGAACGCGGCGGTGCCGGGATCATCGGCCTTCACATTTTCGACTGCCACAGCGGCAAATCCAACGAGATCATACGCAAAGTCGTCGACTGGTTCGCTTCCAGTAAGGACCATAATAAGGTCCACACATTCTACAACAACCTTCAGAACAAGGATGTCTACATGATAGCCTTGCGCAACGACGAAGGCGAACTCATCGGATACTACGAAAAGCACGAATACCGCAACAGAGACCAATCTGGTTTCTACGAATTCTGA
- a CDS encoding winged helix-turn-helix transcriptional regulator: MGAQDEYLRNFCILLTDKGVVPLTDPLQISVYQSLVGGMKRPSDLTAELGLSSSSLHFVIDKMSESGIIDRTKPDSDKKTVYYSTSAKVLASSSETNDRLKSISDKTFVDPLKNYKGLSSLANMLDCYTSEIGVNIDPLRMKYANALADAVEVEKVGFEDAIMNARDIFAKLTGYNFTLFASSPLTLVMTGDEGIIDRTPTLMQFVIRLIENATGRCHKITSIENFNGSDTMVKVVMDRCEKSEEPYINTTMQHKDTERFMMVDVDGAAGLMTSDVQIEIVDSIYERPLCITDIVNKVDAPRSTITSNLLRMVEEGVISVFYSESGSAYYGLACSILLKKSRPISTDNEELRNVLDIVKDKEGSFMEGQLLYTLAYLKKLGFDSEYLMVVLGAKYMRATGDVSVQGNFDTYFGNMSDIAKAIGLSLSIVSIYPLTIGITSTDPESEMSQAMTFIKGMAHQGLEMASSGIFVRSTDEKPEGENISFKEIYPALSMTPVKGVMVDDLTAAAAPKKRTSSVKTALLNRSKKKSEQPVRAVRYITAGVFMALLLGVVIFGFGMSHENDAGTFSLTIDDSIDATVYDADGVELASPYVFESGTAITMVLDEPQNIGYVNSGVAYLIKPEGDGSYSLTMNSNLTIEPLIDISYLKNDSRYDFSIYCSDKKIDSNTPVTFKGASEYEEMSSGLYVTPHNQIVFVITEAGFRIVSEDGGAYLPSVTRSNITYGMLDVIETPVGTNTVYIDDGREYYFSGEKVADEFVIDGDVPTITLKPADDRNAEVYVNGKLVEQDQDGGFIIDVIPGEDIHVDSKEKGFH; this comes from the coding sequence ATGGGCGCACAAGACGAGTATTTGCGCAACTTCTGCATCCTGCTCACCGACAAGGGTGTGGTTCCGTTAACTGACCCCCTTCAGATCTCAGTCTACCAGAGTCTGGTAGGCGGAATGAAGAGGCCCAGTGACCTTACCGCAGAGCTGGGATTGAGTTCCTCATCCCTGCACTTCGTCATAGACAAGATGTCAGAATCGGGTATAATCGACAGGACGAAACCGGACTCCGACAAGAAGACGGTCTACTACTCCACCAGTGCAAAGGTGCTGGCCAGTTCATCGGAGACTAATGATAGGCTCAAGAGCATCTCCGACAAGACCTTCGTGGATCCCTTGAAGAACTACAAGGGACTATCATCTCTGGCCAACATGCTGGACTGCTACACATCCGAGATTGGTGTCAACATCGATCCTTTGAGGATGAAGTACGCAAATGCCTTAGCTGATGCCGTCGAGGTAGAGAAGGTCGGGTTCGAAGACGCGATCATGAACGCTAGGGACATCTTCGCGAAACTAACCGGTTACAACTTCACCCTATTCGCATCCTCGCCGCTCACTCTCGTCATGACCGGCGATGAAGGCATCATCGACAGGACGCCCACGTTGATGCAGTTCGTGATAAGGCTCATCGAGAACGCAACAGGCAGATGCCACAAGATCACCAGTATCGAGAACTTCAACGGCTCCGATACAATGGTAAAAGTCGTCATGGACCGTTGCGAGAAATCTGAGGAGCCCTACATCAACACCACGATGCAACACAAGGATACAGAGCGCTTCATGATGGTGGACGTGGACGGCGCAGCAGGTCTCATGACAAGCGACGTCCAGATCGAAATAGTCGATTCGATCTACGAGAGGCCCCTGTGCATCACAGATATAGTCAACAAGGTGGACGCACCCAGATCCACCATTACATCGAACCTTCTCAGGATGGTCGAGGAAGGTGTCATCTCGGTATTCTACTCAGAATCCGGATCGGCATACTACGGCCTCGCATGTTCAATACTTCTCAAGAAGTCGCGCCCTATCTCGACGGACAACGAGGAGCTTCGTAACGTGCTCGACATCGTCAAGGACAAGGAAGGTTCATTCATGGAAGGTCAGCTCCTTTACACACTGGCCTACCTCAAGAAGCTGGGATTCGATTCCGAATACCTAATGGTCGTCCTCGGTGCCAAATACATGAGGGCCACAGGTGACGTCAGTGTCCAGGGCAACTTCGACACCTACTTCGGAAACATGTCCGACATCGCAAAGGCGATCGGACTGTCGCTCAGCATAGTTTCAATCTACCCGCTGACCATCGGCATCACAAGCACCGACCCCGAGTCGGAGATGTCGCAGGCGATGACGTTCATCAAGGGAATGGCCCACCAGGGACTGGAGATGGCTAGCAGCGGAATATTCGTCAGGAGTACCGATGAGAAGCCCGAGGGAGAGAACATCTCTTTCAAGGAGATCTACCCCGCTCTCAGCATGACGCCCGTGAAGGGAGTCATGGTCGACGACCTCACGGCGGCCGCCGCACCCAAGAAACGTACATCGTCGGTCAAGACGGCCCTGCTAAACCGCAGCAAGAAGAAATCCGAACAGCCCGTTAGGGCGGTCAGGTACATCACTGCAGGTGTGTTCATGGCCCTTCTGCTCGGAGTCGTTATCTTCGGTTTCGGCATGAGTCACGAGAACGACGCGGGAACATTCAGTCTTACCATAGACGACAGCATCGATGCGACGGTCTATGATGCGGACGGGGTCGAACTCGCTTCGCCCTATGTGTTTGAATCTGGTACCGCCATCACAATGGTGCTCGACGAACCTCAGAACATCGGATACGTGAACAGCGGTGTTGCGTATCTGATCAAACCTGAAGGCGACGGATCGTACAGCCTTACGATGAACTCGAACCTCACCATCGAGCCTCTGATCGACATCTCCTACCTGAAGAACGACAGCAGGTACGACTTCTCGATCTACTGCTCCGACAAGAAGATCGACAGCAACACGCCTGTGACCTTCAAAGGAGCATCGGAGTACGAAGAGATGTCCTCCGGCCTCTATGTGACACCCCACAACCAGATTGTGTTCGTCATAACCGAGGCTGGCTTCAGGATCGTTTCGGAGGATGGCGGTGCCTACCTCCCCAGCGTCACCCGCAGCAACATCACCTACGGGATGCTCGACGTCATCGAGACCCCTGTCGGAACGAACACAGTCTACATCGACGACGGAAGGGAATACTACTTCAGCGGCGAAAAGGTAGCTGACGAGTTCGTCATTGACGGGGACGTCCCTACCATAACCCTGAAACCAGCGGACGACAGGAATGCCGAGGTATACGTCAACGGCAAACTCGTCGAGCAGGATCAGGACGGCGGATTCATCATCGATGTCATCCCCGGAGAGGACATACACGTTGACAGTAAGGAAAAGGGATTCCACTAA
- the thiE gene encoding thiamine phosphate synthase, with the protein MFDLYVVTDESLSKGRSNMEIARLAYEGGADVVQLRMKNASKEDMLRDALQIKKIADEMNKFFIVNDNIEVAIESNADGVHLGQSDMPLEEAVDLMGSDKIIGISVTTVEEAKKAEAGGASYVGVGSIFATSTKPDATQSLGLDAIFTIRQAVDIPIVAIGGINQGNIQSVIRAGADCAAVVSAVVAQDDVKKAAHDLRDLILKARL; encoded by the coding sequence ATGTTCGACCTGTATGTCGTCACTGATGAATCGCTGTCGAAAGGACGCTCCAACATGGAAATCGCCAGACTGGCCTATGAGGGAGGAGCGGACGTCGTACAGCTGAGGATGAAGAATGCTTCTAAGGAGGATATGCTCAGAGATGCTCTGCAGATCAAGAAAATCGCCGATGAAATGAACAAATTCTTCATAGTGAACGACAACATCGAAGTTGCAATAGAATCGAACGCAGACGGGGTTCATCTGGGACAGTCGGATATGCCTCTTGAGGAAGCGGTCGATCTGATGGGGTCGGACAAGATCATAGGCATATCGGTCACAACGGTAGAAGAGGCCAAGAAAGCAGAGGCGGGAGGGGCGTCCTACGTAGGTGTGGGATCGATTTTCGCCACTTCGACCAAGCCCGATGCCACACAATCATTGGGACTCGACGCCATATTCACGATAAGGCAGGCTGTAGACATCCCTATCGTCGCGATAGGCGGGATCAACCAGGGAAACATACAGTCAGTCATAAGGGCGGGAGCAGACTGCGCAGCAGTTGTTTCTGCCGTTGTGGCACAGGATGACGTGAAAAAAGCCGCACACGACCTCAGAGACCTCATATTAAAGGCTCGTCTTTGA
- a CDS encoding FKBP-type peptidyl-prolyl cis-trans isomerase: protein MGFQIGCSVKMTGENTAKKDRDPIFTICLAIFLVAAVIALGSFVVKEYFPSGDETASTGDTVTVDYIGTYYDAYGEKNAVVFDTNISSIGNDDDIQKSNDWTEKTTYSGLKFKIGDKTMLEGFENAVIGHKVGETVKVYLTASEGYVGPSTEGKMSTVGNMIESTQFVSKKGFSEMYPDITLEEGKAISFESKYKFPAQAILTNSGRDVLVTYFPVVGETYEAYKQGETTVEFKATSVGDIIVFDIIIKNTVTVDDEGHIQMIKLELEDNIYITAVNGTEITYKTGSEKINQPLYFEIKITNIE, encoded by the coding sequence ATGGGGTTTCAAATCGGTTGCTCGGTTAAAATGACTGGCGAAAATACTGCCAAAAAGGATAGAGACCCGATTTTTACAATCTGTCTCGCGATATTCCTGGTTGCAGCTGTCATCGCTCTCGGTTCGTTCGTTGTGAAGGAATACTTCCCCAGCGGAGACGAGACGGCATCAACTGGAGACACAGTGACTGTAGACTACATTGGAACGTATTATGACGCATACGGAGAGAAAAACGCTGTAGTGTTCGACACAAACATCTCCAGCATCGGCAACGATGACGATATTCAAAAGTCAAACGATTGGACTGAGAAGACTACCTATAGCGGTCTGAAGTTCAAGATCGGAGACAAGACAATGCTCGAAGGGTTCGAGAACGCTGTTATCGGACACAAGGTCGGAGAGACCGTTAAAGTGTACCTTACAGCATCCGAAGGATATGTCGGACCTTCAACAGAGGGAAAGATGAGTACAGTCGGAAACATGATCGAATCCACTCAGTTCGTCTCCAAGAAGGGCTTCTCGGAGATGTATCCCGACATCACACTCGAAGAGGGAAAGGCAATATCTTTCGAGTCCAAGTATAAGTTCCCTGCACAGGCCATCCTTACCAATTCAGGAAGGGATGTTCTGGTCACATACTTCCCTGTTGTTGGAGAGACCTATGAGGCCTACAAACAGGGAGAGACCACCGTTGAATTCAAGGCAACCAGTGTAGGCGACATCATCGTGTTCGATATTATCATCAAGAACACCGTGACCGTCGATGACGAAGGCCACATCCAGATGATCAAACTCGAGCTTGAGGATAACATATACATAACCGCTGTCAACGGTACCGAGATCACATATAAGACTGGATCCGAGAAGATCAACCAGCCTTTGTATTTCGAGATCAAGATTACCAACATCGAATGA